A genomic window from Triticum urartu cultivar G1812 chromosome 7, Tu2.1, whole genome shotgun sequence includes:
- the LOC125521882 gene encoding NADH dehydrogenase [ubiquinone] iron-sulfur protein 6, mitochondrial (The sequence of the model RefSeq protein was modified relative to this genomic sequence to represent the inferred CDS: added 1 base not found in genome assembly): MATATRRLLPTLLRTLTGTRRAGAARGLATEKAVGAAAVVGSHTAKWMQDTSKKSPMELINEVPPIKVEGRIAACEGDKNPALGHPIEYICLDLDAPAVCKYCGLRYVQDHHH; the protein is encoded by the exons TGGCGACCGCAACGAGGAGGCTGCTCCCGACGCTCCTCAGAACCCTAACCGGCACCCGCCGCGCTGGCGCGGCGCGGGGCCTCGCCACGGAGAAGGCAGTCGGCGCCGCGGCCGTCGTTGGAAGCCACACCGCCAAATGGATGCAG GACACAAGCAAGAAATCTCCAATGGAACTTATCAATGAGGTGCCACCAATCAAGGTTGAAGGGCGAATTGCCGCATGTGAAGGGG ATAAAAACCCTGCCCTTGGCCATCCAATTGAGTACATATGCCTTGATCTGGATGCACCTGCTGTGTGCAAATACTGCGGCCTTCGCTATGTTCAAGACCACCATCACTAA